The window GGAAGCGAAAGCGATAAGCAGCGCCAGCAGCAACGCCACCGCAAAGCCCAGCACCGCCAGCTGCAGCGTGGCGGGCAGATTCGCCGCCAGCAGCGCGGTAACCGGCACCCCGGCCTGCATCGAGTAGCCCAGATCGCCATGCAGCACGCTGCCCAGGGTATGCAGATACTGCCGCCACAGGGGGACGTCCGCACCATAGGCCGCTCGCATGTCGGCAATCTGCGCCGGGCTCAGCCCCATGTCCGGGTTCTGGAATTTAATCAGGATCGCATCCCCCGGCAGCACCTGCAGCAGGATGAACGACAGGGTAAAGGCCGCCCACAGCACCAGTGCCGCCTGCCCGATGCGCCCCGCCAGATATCGGTTCATTGCGCCCCCTTAATGCTTCTCTAACCAGGCGCCGTAGAAGCTCGGGCGGCCGACCGCCTCGAAGCTCACCCCCTTCAGATAAGGCGCGCCGGCGAACACCTGCGGCTCCTCGAAAAACGGGATCACGTAGGCCTGGTCAATCAGATAGTTCTGCGCCTCGCCGGCTGTCTGCAGGCGTTTTTGCGCGTCAACCTCGGAGGCGATGCCGAGCAGCAGGGCGTTCAGCCTGTCGTCGCTAAAATTGCTGTTGCTGCTGGTACCGCCCTTCTGCAGCAGCCCGTCGCGGTTGGTCGGGTAAAACTGGCTTTTGATCACGTCCGGATCGGCGCGCCCCACCTCTACCACCGTCGCCGGGGTTTTCTGTGGATCGAGGTTATCCGCCACCCGGCTGCCGGCGTCGCCCGCCAGAATGTTCAGCCGCGCGCCCACCTTGCCCCACTGCTGCGAAACCAGCTGCAGCACCGCCTTGTTCTGCGGCTGCGGCAAGGATTCGTATACCGTCAGCAACAGCTTCTTGCCGTCTTTTTCCCGCAGCCCGTCGCCGCCCTTTTTCCAACCCGCTTCGTCCAACAGCCGGTTGGCCAGCTGCGGGTCGAATTTCAGCTTGTCGGACAGATCGACAAAGCCGGCGGCCGAGGAGGCGATCACCGATTTGGCCTGCGGGTAGTTGGCGGAGAACAGCGTATCGACGATTTGTTTGCTGTCGGTGGCGTGCAGCAAAGCCTGACGCACCCGCAGATCGGCCACCAGCGGGTTGCCCGGCCGGAAGGCGACGCTGTCGTTGACGCCGCGCGTCGGTGCGGCATAAATGATAAACCCCTGATCCTGCGTCTGCTTTTCGTCATAAGCCTGGATCTGGCGGATAAAATCCGCCTGCCCGGCCTGCAGCGCGCCGATTCGCACGCTGTCTTCCCCGGTGACGATCACTTTAACGCCGTCCAGATTGGCGCGGCCTTGCTGCGCCAGGCGCGCCGGCCCCCAGCTATAGTCCTTGCGCACGCTGAGATCGACCTCGCGCCCCAGCGTTTCGCCGCTGACCACAAAGGGGCCGGAGCCGATGATATGGCGCGCGTCGCCCAGTTCGTCGTAGCTGCGGTTCAGCGTGCTGAGCGATACCAGCCCGGAGCCGATGGTGGCGGTGCCCTGCAGGAAGCCCGGTGACGATCGCGTGAAGAAGAATTTCACCGTTAGCGGATCCACCACTTCACTGCGCTGGTAGTTATTGATCACCTCGGAAACCGGCAGGCGTTTCTCCTTGTTGCCCAACCCGTAGGTGTCGAAGTTCTTCGCTACCGCGTTGGCGTCC is drawn from Serratia entomophila and contains these coding sequences:
- a CDS encoding TIGR04028 family ABC transporter substrate-binding protein, which translates into the protein MQPALAAVQGGTLVYLEQQAHTNLYPPSGGFYPNGGILNQITDKLTYQNPKTLEIEPWIAESWSSNADKTEYTFKLRPGVTFSDGTPLDANAVAKNFDTYGLGNKEKRLPVSEVINNYQRSEVVDPLTVKFFFTRSSPGFLQGTATIGSGLVSLSTLNRSYDELGDARHIIGSGPFVVSGETLGREVDLSVRKDYSWGPARLAQQGRANLDGVKVIVTGEDSVRIGALQAGQADFIRQIQAYDEKQTQDQGFIIYAAPTRGVNDSVAFRPGNPLVADLRVRQALLHATDSKQIVDTLFSANYPQAKSVIASSAAGFVDLSDKLKFDPQLANRLLDEAGWKKGGDGLREKDGKKLLLTVYESLPQPQNKAVLQLVSQQWGKVGARLNILAGDAGSRVADNLDPQKTPATVVEVGRADPDVIKSQFYPTNRDGLLQKGGTSSNSNFSDDRLNALLLGIASEVDAQKRLQTAGEAQNYLIDQAYVIPFFEEPQVFAGAPYLKGVSFEAVGRPSFYGAWLEKH